One Mycolicibacterium fortuitum subsp. fortuitum genomic window carries:
- a CDS encoding histidine phosphatase family protein, which translates to MTTRTTVHVMRHGEVFNPEKVLYGRLPGYHLSERGQVQARAAADWLADRDIVYVVASPLERAQETAAPIAERHGLPIATDEELIESWNVFEGERVAPGDGALRDPRNWPRLRNPRKPSWGEPYEEVAARMMAAMHRAREKAAGHEAVCVSHQLPVETLRRAMTGRKLAHLPLPHSRLCDLSSITSFTFDDAKLVRWGYTEPWGI; encoded by the coding sequence GTGACCACCAGAACGACAGTGCACGTGATGCGTCACGGCGAAGTGTTCAACCCGGAGAAGGTGCTCTACGGCCGGCTGCCCGGATACCACCTCTCCGAGCGGGGTCAGGTCCAGGCGCGCGCGGCGGCGGACTGGCTGGCCGACAGGGACATCGTCTACGTGGTGGCTTCTCCGTTGGAGCGCGCCCAGGAGACGGCCGCGCCGATCGCCGAACGGCACGGGCTGCCGATCGCGACCGATGAAGAACTGATCGAGTCGTGGAACGTCTTCGAGGGGGAGCGGGTGGCCCCTGGCGACGGTGCCCTGCGTGACCCGAGGAACTGGCCGCGGTTGCGCAATCCGAGGAAGCCTTCCTGGGGCGAGCCGTACGAGGAGGTCGCCGCGCGGATGATGGCGGCAATGCACCGGGCCCGCGAGAAGGCGGCCGGTCACGAGGCGGTGTGCGTCAGCCACCAGCTTCCGGTCGAGACCCTGCGCCGCGCGATGACCGGGCGCAAGCTCGCCCATCTGCCGTTGCCGCACAGCCGGTTGTGCGACCTGTCCTCGATCACGTCGTTCACGTTCGACGACGCAAAGCTGGTCCGATGGGGTTACACGGAGCCCTGGGGAATCTGA
- a CDS encoding cytochrome c biogenesis CcdA family protein: MTGFAEIAAAGPVLLALGISVLAGLVSFASPCVVPLVPGYLSYLAAVVGVQEDPAVAGTVATRPARLRVAGAAALFVAGFTVVFLLGAVAVLGMTTTLIANQVLLQRIGGVVTILMGLVFVGFVPALQRQARFAPRQWSTMAGAPLLGAVFALGWTPCLGPTLTGVIAVASATDGATVARGVVLVLAYCLGLGIPFVLLALGSARAVTGLGWLRRHTRTIQIFGGVLLILVGTALVTGLWNEFVSWVRDAFVSDVRLPI, encoded by the coding sequence ATGACCGGATTCGCCGAGATCGCCGCGGCCGGTCCGGTGCTGCTGGCGCTCGGGATCAGCGTGCTGGCCGGCTTGGTGTCGTTCGCGTCGCCGTGTGTGGTGCCGCTGGTGCCCGGCTACTTGTCGTATCTGGCCGCAGTCGTCGGCGTGCAGGAGGACCCGGCGGTGGCGGGAACTGTGGCCACCAGGCCCGCGCGGCTGCGGGTGGCCGGCGCGGCGGCGTTGTTCGTCGCGGGCTTCACGGTCGTGTTCCTGCTGGGCGCGGTGGCGGTGCTGGGGATGACGACCACCCTGATCGCCAATCAGGTTCTGCTGCAACGCATCGGCGGTGTCGTCACGATCCTGATGGGCCTGGTGTTCGTCGGGTTCGTCCCGGCGTTGCAACGTCAGGCGCGGTTCGCCCCGCGGCAGTGGTCGACGATGGCGGGAGCGCCGCTGTTGGGCGCGGTGTTCGCGCTGGGTTGGACGCCGTGCCTGGGCCCGACGCTGACCGGGGTGATCGCGGTGGCCTCGGCCACCGACGGCGCCACCGTGGCGCGCGGGGTGGTGCTGGTGCTCGCGTACTGCCTGGGTCTCGGCATTCCGTTCGTGCTGCTGGCACTTGGGTCGGCTCGGGCGGTGACGGGCCTGGGCTGGCTGCGCAGGCACACCAGGACCATCCAGATCTTCGGCGGAGTGCTGCTGATCCTGGTGGGCACCGCGCTGGTGACCGGCCTGTGGAACGAGTTCGTGTCGTGGGTCCGCGACGCATTCGTCAGTGATGTGAGGCTGCCGATCTGA
- a CDS encoding MFS transporter, whose protein sequence is MTTSTEAHQPAPSGRAETRRAIWNTIRGSLGNLVEWYDVYVYTVFAGYFEAQFFGEDPNSTVYVYAVFAITFLTRPLGSWFFGRFADRRGRRAALTVSVSLMAACSLVIALVPSRETIGAAAPIILILCRLVQGFATGGEYGTSATYMSEAATRERRGFFSSFQYVTLVGGHVLAQFTLLLILTAFETAQVHEFGWRIGFAIGGVAAIVVFWLRRTMDESLSAEQLEAVKAGEDKSAGSLAELLTRYFKPLLLCFLITMGGTLAFYAYSVNAPAIVKSTYQDQAMTATWVNLIGLIFLMCIQPVGGMISDKVGRKPLLVFFGISGVIYTYVLFTYLPQTHSPILSFLLVAVAYVILTGYTSINALVKSELFPSHVRALGVGIGYALANSMFGGTAPVIYKALEKGGHVPWFIAYVTVCIAISLAVYVLFLKNKSETYLDQEKGAAFIR, encoded by the coding sequence ATGACCACTTCGACCGAGGCGCATCAGCCGGCACCCTCGGGTCGCGCCGAAACCCGCCGCGCCATCTGGAACACGATCAGAGGCTCGTTGGGGAACCTTGTCGAGTGGTACGACGTGTACGTCTACACCGTGTTCGCCGGCTACTTCGAGGCACAGTTCTTCGGCGAGGACCCGAACTCGACGGTGTACGTGTACGCCGTCTTCGCGATCACGTTCCTCACCCGCCCGCTCGGCTCCTGGTTCTTCGGGCGCTTCGCCGACCGTCGCGGCCGCCGTGCCGCACTGACCGTCAGTGTCTCGCTGATGGCGGCGTGCTCGTTGGTCATCGCGTTGGTGCCCTCGCGTGAAACCATCGGTGCCGCAGCGCCGATCATCCTGATCCTGTGCCGGCTGGTGCAGGGCTTCGCGACCGGTGGCGAGTACGGCACCTCGGCGACCTACATGTCCGAGGCGGCCACCCGGGAACGCCGCGGCTTCTTCTCCTCATTCCAGTACGTGACGCTGGTGGGCGGCCACGTGCTCGCCCAGTTCACGCTGTTGCTCATCCTGACCGCCTTCGAGACCGCGCAGGTTCACGAATTCGGTTGGCGCATCGGCTTCGCCATCGGTGGTGTGGCCGCCATCGTGGTGTTCTGGCTACGCCGCACCATGGACGAATCCCTGTCGGCGGAACAACTCGAAGCGGTCAAGGCCGGCGAGGACAAGAGCGCGGGCTCGCTCGCCGAACTGCTCACCCGCTACTTCAAGCCCCTGCTGCTGTGCTTCCTGATCACCATGGGCGGCACCCTGGCGTTCTACGCCTACAGCGTCAACGCCCCGGCGATCGTCAAGTCCACCTACCAGGACCAGGCGATGACGGCCACCTGGGTGAATCTCATCGGGCTGATCTTCCTGATGTGCATCCAGCCCGTCGGCGGGATGATCAGCGACAAAGTGGGCCGCAAGCCGCTGTTGGTGTTCTTCGGCATCAGCGGGGTGATCTACACCTACGTCTTGTTCACGTATCTGCCGCAGACACATTCGCCGATTCTGTCGTTCCTCCTGGTCGCGGTCGCATACGTGATCCTGACCGGCTACACCTCGATCAACGCCCTGGTGAAATCCGAACTGTTCCCCTCACATGTGCGCGCTCTCGGGGTGGGAATCGGCTACGCGCTGGCCAATTCGATGTTCGGAGGAACCGCGCCGGTGATCTACAAGGCGCTCGAGAAGGGCGGCCACGTGCCGTGGTTCATCGCCTACGTCACCGTGTGCATCGCCATCTCACTGGCGGTATACGTGCTGTTCCTCAAGAACAAGTCCGAGACCTACCTGGACCAGGAAAAGGGCGCGGCCTTCATCAGATAG
- a CDS encoding DUF4229 domain-containing protein: MVTDVVVYLVARLVLVAVLAAAIYGVGQLVVADFPVVVALLFAIVIALPLGIWLFRPLRERATASIAQVDERRRKDREQLQARLRGDEPPAES; encoded by the coding sequence ATGGTCACCGACGTCGTGGTTTACCTCGTTGCCCGGCTGGTGCTGGTCGCTGTGCTGGCAGCGGCGATCTACGGGGTGGGGCAGCTGGTAGTAGCAGATTTTCCGGTCGTCGTGGCGCTGCTGTTCGCCATCGTGATCGCGTTGCCGTTGGGCATCTGGCTGTTCCGGCCGCTGCGTGAGCGCGCTACGGCCTCCATCGCCCAGGTCGACGAGCGGCGGCGCAAGGACCGTGAGCAGCTGCAGGCCCGGCTGCGTGGCGACGAGCCGCCGGCCGAGAGCTGA
- the resB gene encoding cytochrome c biogenesis protein ResB yields the protein MVTSDARADTKLPKDPRFGAVSRLLALMRNTWRTLTSMGTALVLLFLLALGAIPGALLPQRSLNESKVDEYLAAHPTLGPWLDRVQAFDVFSSFWFTSIYVLLFISLVGCLTPRMIEHFRSLRAVPVPAPRNLGRLPKHHADQVTGEADEIATTVTRRLKGWRTVTRSQGGVIEVSAEKGYLREFGNIVFHFSLLGLLVAVAAGKLFGYEGNVIVIADGGPGFCSASPAAFDSFRAGNTVDGTSLSPVCLRVNNFDAHYLPTGQALSFAADIDYQAGADIAADTWRPYRLEVNHPLRIGGDRVYLQGHGYAPTFTVTFPDGRERTQTIQWRPDDQLTLLSSGVVRIDPPAGTYPDADERRKHQIAIQGLFAPTKELEGTLLSSSFPALNDPAVAIDIYRGDTGLDTGRPQSLFSLDPRLIDRKQLTKAARVNLVKGQDTRLDDGTRVRFDGAVPFVNLQVSHDPAQVWVLVFAMSMMAGLLVSLVVRRRRIWVRVGAAPAATSRTGRPPPEGTVNVELGGLARTDNSGWGDEFEKLTERLLEGYAQPAAGEKKAEQ from the coding sequence ATGGTCACTTCTGATGCGCGAGCAGATACAAAACTGCCCAAAGATCCCCGGTTTGGGGCAGTTTCACGTCTGCTCGCGCTGATGCGCAACACGTGGCGCACCCTGACCTCGATGGGCACCGCGCTGGTGCTGCTGTTCCTGCTGGCCCTCGGCGCGATCCCGGGCGCGTTGTTGCCGCAACGCAGCCTCAACGAGTCCAAGGTCGACGAATACCTGGCGGCTCACCCCACACTGGGGCCGTGGCTGGACCGCGTGCAGGCCTTCGACGTGTTCTCCAGCTTCTGGTTCACCTCGATCTACGTGCTGCTGTTCATCTCGCTGGTGGGCTGCCTGACACCCCGGATGATCGAGCATTTCCGCAGCCTGCGGGCGGTGCCGGTGCCGGCGCCGCGCAATCTGGGCCGGCTGCCCAAGCATCATGCCGACCAGGTGACCGGCGAGGCCGACGAGATCGCCACCACCGTGACGCGACGGTTGAAGGGCTGGCGCACGGTAACCCGCAGCCAGGGCGGCGTCATCGAAGTTTCAGCCGAGAAGGGCTATCTGCGGGAGTTCGGCAACATCGTTTTCCACTTCTCGCTGCTGGGGCTGCTGGTGGCCGTGGCCGCGGGCAAGCTGTTCGGCTATGAGGGCAATGTCATCGTCATCGCCGACGGCGGGCCCGGCTTCTGTTCGGCCTCTCCGGCGGCGTTCGACTCGTTCCGCGCGGGCAACACCGTCGACGGCACCTCGCTGAGCCCGGTCTGCCTGCGCGTCAACAACTTCGACGCGCACTATCTGCCCACCGGGCAGGCGTTGTCCTTCGCCGCCGACATCGATTACCAGGCCGGGGCAGACATCGCCGCCGACACGTGGCGGCCCTACCGCCTCGAGGTCAACCATCCGCTGCGCATCGGCGGGGACCGGGTGTATCTGCAGGGGCACGGCTACGCGCCGACGTTCACCGTGACGTTCCCCGACGGCCGGGAACGCACCCAGACCATCCAGTGGCGGCCCGACGATCAGCTCACGCTGCTGTCCTCGGGCGTCGTGCGCATCGACCCGCCGGCGGGCACCTATCCCGACGCCGACGAGCGGCGCAAACACCAGATCGCGATCCAGGGCCTGTTCGCGCCCACAAAGGAACTCGAGGGCACGCTGTTGTCGTCGAGTTTCCCCGCGCTCAACGACCCCGCCGTCGCCATCGACATCTACCGTGGCGACACGGGTCTGGACACCGGCAGGCCGCAGTCGCTGTTCTCCCTCGATCCCCGGCTGATCGATCGCAAGCAGCTGACCAAGGCAGCCCGCGTCAACTTGGTGAAAGGCCAGGACACCCGTCTCGACGACGGCACCAGGGTGCGGTTCGACGGCGCGGTGCCGTTCGTGAACCTGCAGGTTTCCCACGACCCGGCCCAGGTCTGGGTGCTGGTGTTCGCCATGTCGATGATGGCCGGGTTGCTGGTGTCCTTGGTGGTGCGGCGGCGCCGGATCTGGGTTCGGGTCGGAGCCGCCCCGGCGGCGACATCACGGACAGGCCGGCCTCCTCCAGAAGGTACGGTGAACGTCGAGCTGGGCGGGCTGGCCCGTACCGACAACTCCGGCTGGGGCGATGAGTTCGAGAAACTGACCGAGCGGTTGTTGGAGGGCTACGCGCAGCCGGCGGCAGGAGAGAAGAAGGCGGAGCAGTGA
- a CDS encoding helix-turn-helix domain-containing protein: MDEVDALIAEGVSSPDPAVGLRAVRALQRLQERLEAIHVANAREQGWSWQAIAEALEVSRQAVHQKHNRKG; the protein is encoded by the coding sequence GTGGACGAAGTCGATGCGCTGATCGCCGAGGGCGTCAGCAGCCCGGATCCCGCCGTGGGACTCCGGGCGGTGCGGGCCCTGCAGCGGCTACAGGAGCGGCTCGAGGCAATACACGTCGCCAATGCCCGGGAACAGGGATGGAGTTGGCAGGCGATCGCCGAGGCACTCGAGGTCAGCCGCCAGGCGGTGCATCAGAAGCACAATCGGAAGGGATGA
- a CDS encoding 1,4-dihydroxy-2-naphthoate polyprenyltransferase gives MASFAQWISGARPRTLPNAVAPVIAGTGAAAWLGSAVWWKALLALAVSLALIIGVNYANDYSDGIRGTDDVRSGPLRLVGSKLASPRAVLTAAVVSLAIGAVAGLVLAAVSAPWLIAVGAVCIAGAWLYTGGKKPYGYLGLGEVAVFIFFGLVAVLGTQYTQALRVDWVGLVAAVAMGALSSAVLVANNLRDIPTDSQSGKITLAVRLGDARTRLLYQLLVGVALVLPLVLILATPWCALGLLALAPAVRGLRPVRDGSTGAQLIPVLRDTGLTMLVWAVTVSLALFLG, from the coding sequence GTGGCCAGTTTCGCGCAATGGATCTCCGGCGCTCGTCCCCGCACCCTGCCCAACGCTGTCGCCCCAGTGATCGCGGGTACCGGGGCCGCCGCATGGCTGGGGTCTGCCGTGTGGTGGAAAGCGTTGCTGGCGTTGGCCGTATCGCTCGCACTGATCATCGGCGTGAACTACGCCAACGACTATTCCGACGGCATCCGCGGCACCGACGACGTGCGGTCCGGCCCGTTGCGCCTGGTGGGTTCCAAGCTGGCCTCGCCGCGGGCGGTGCTGACCGCGGCGGTGGTCAGCCTGGCGATCGGCGCGGTGGCCGGGTTGGTGCTGGCGGCGGTGAGCGCGCCGTGGCTGATCGCGGTCGGCGCGGTGTGCATCGCCGGGGCCTGGCTCTACACCGGCGGCAAGAAACCCTACGGCTACCTCGGCCTGGGCGAGGTAGCGGTGTTCATCTTCTTCGGCCTGGTCGCGGTGCTGGGCACGCAGTACACCCAGGCCCTGCGCGTCGACTGGGTCGGGCTGGTCGCCGCGGTGGCCATGGGCGCGCTGTCGTCGGCCGTGCTGGTGGCCAACAATCTGCGCGACATCCCCACCGACAGCCAGTCCGGCAAGATCACCCTGGCGGTCCGCCTCGGCGATGCGCGCACCCGGCTGCTGTATCAGCTGCTGGTCGGCGTGGCCCTGGTACTGCCCCTGGTGCTGATCCTGGCCACCCCGTGGTGTGCTCTCGGCCTGCTGGCGCTGGCGCCGGCGGTGCGTGGGCTGCGGCCGGTGCGCGACGGCAGCACCGGCGCCCAACTGATCCCGGTGCTGCGCGACACCGGGCTGACCATGCTCGTGTGGGCCGTGACGGTGTCCCTGGCACTGTTCCTCGGTTAG
- a CDS encoding TlpA disulfide reductase family protein, with the protein MRSLVARASAAVLAGLVLLTGCSTGDDAVAQGGTFEFVAPGGKTDIFYDPPEKRGTPGKLSGPELTDPSQTISLEDFAGKVVVINVWGQWCGPCRAEIGQLQQVYDATRGLGVEFLGIDVRDNNRDAAVDFVTDRNVTFPSIYDPAMRTMIAFGGKYPTTVIPSTVVLDRQHRVAAVFLRELLAEDLQPVVERLAAEGRQP; encoded by the coding sequence ATGAGGTCGTTGGTCGCCCGGGCGAGTGCGGCGGTGCTGGCGGGGCTGGTGCTGCTCACCGGATGCTCGACCGGTGACGATGCGGTGGCCCAGGGCGGCACCTTCGAGTTCGTCGCTCCCGGCGGCAAGACCGACATCTTCTACGATCCACCCGAAAAGCGCGGCACCCCAGGTAAATTGAGCGGGCCGGAGCTGACGGACCCGAGCCAGACCATCTCGCTGGAGGATTTCGCCGGCAAGGTCGTGGTGATCAACGTGTGGGGTCAGTGGTGTGGGCCGTGCCGGGCCGAGATCGGTCAGTTGCAGCAGGTGTACGACGCTACGCGGGGCCTCGGTGTCGAATTTCTGGGCATCGATGTGCGGGACAACAACCGCGATGCCGCAGTCGATTTCGTCACCGACCGCAACGTCACCTTCCCGTCCATCTACGACCCGGCGATGCGCACGATGATCGCGTTCGGCGGCAAGTACCCGACCACGGTGATCCCTTCGACGGTGGTGCTGGACCGTCAGCATCGGGTAGCGGCGGTGTTCCTGCGTGAGTTGCTGGCCGAGGATCTGCAACCGGTCGTCGAGCGGTTGGCGGCCGAAGGGCGGCAGCCATGA
- a CDS encoding Clp protease N-terminal domain-containing protein, with translation MFERFSRHARIAVVLAQEEARELGANEIRPEHILVGVLQSSGRELSALVAGFGLTSDVVRTELAAADAPGDESFDGDAEALRSIGIDLRAVRANVDRTFGDGAFDNALRSTGRRRRRRGHLPFTKSAKKVLELALRESLAHKDGYIGCEHILLGILRGGDERAVALITEHVGAGELRTGIVGLLDDAA, from the coding sequence ATGTTCGAACGGTTCAGCCGTCATGCGCGCATCGCGGTGGTTCTGGCCCAGGAAGAGGCCCGTGAACTGGGGGCCAACGAGATCCGGCCCGAGCACATCCTGGTAGGCGTGCTGCAGAGCTCCGGACGCGAATTATCCGCCCTCGTCGCCGGTTTCGGCCTGACCTCAGATGTGGTCCGAACGGAGTTGGCGGCCGCCGATGCACCCGGGGACGAGTCTTTCGACGGCGACGCAGAGGCGCTGCGGTCCATCGGCATCGACCTGCGGGCCGTGCGGGCCAATGTCGACCGCACCTTCGGCGACGGCGCGTTCGACAACGCACTGCGCAGTACCGGTCGCCGGCGCAGGCGCCGCGGCCACCTGCCGTTCACCAAGTCCGCCAAGAAGGTGTTGGAGTTGGCGCTGCGGGAATCGTTGGCGCACAAGGACGGCTACATCGGCTGCGAGCACATCCTGCTCGGAATCCTGCGCGGGGGAGACGAGCGGGCTGTCGCTCTGATCACCGAGCATGTCGGTGCGGGCGAATTGCGCACCGGCATCGTGGGACTCCTCGACGACGCGGCGTGA
- a CDS encoding MinD/ParA family ATP-binding protein, which translates to MSEPPAQAPVEEPTLIQPATPAVSEPPPVPSVFAPIPGFRSQQRFSNPAEPGVSTPLPAEWTAPTPPHGAPVITAPAVPASFEGPPPGLLAGPPHGRPVAAAPHAAAGWPAGDFATPYRDLSTDALLGQRKNPPTSGWRKALYVASFKQINVGESPKATHHNNLLAEVSQPLQGCYRIALMSLKGGVGKTTITATLGATFASIRGDRVVAVDANPDRGTLSQKVPLETAATVRHLLRDAEGIERYSDVRSYTSQGPSRLEVLASESDPAVSEAFSSDDYLRALEVLERFYSLVLTDCGTGLMHSAMSAVLSKADVLVVISSGSVDGARSASATLDWLDAHGHQDLVRNSIAVINAVRPRSGKVDLSKVVDHFSRRCRAVRLVPFDPHLEEGAEISLERLKPGTREALIELAAVVASDFAGARRSVNRAPDAR; encoded by the coding sequence ATCAGCGAGCCGCCGGCGCAGGCACCCGTCGAGGAGCCGACTCTGATCCAGCCGGCCACACCTGCGGTCTCCGAGCCGCCGCCCGTGCCCTCGGTGTTCGCCCCGATACCCGGTTTCCGCAGTCAGCAGCGGTTCAGCAACCCAGCTGAGCCGGGCGTCTCGACGCCGCTGCCCGCCGAGTGGACCGCTCCGACGCCGCCGCACGGCGCCCCGGTGATCACCGCCCCGGCGGTGCCTGCGAGCTTCGAAGGGCCTCCGCCCGGGCTCCTCGCCGGCCCGCCGCACGGCCGGCCTGTCGCAGCCGCCCCGCACGCCGCGGCTGGTTGGCCCGCGGGCGACTTCGCGACGCCCTACCGCGACCTGTCCACCGATGCCCTGCTGGGCCAGCGCAAGAATCCGCCCACCTCGGGCTGGCGCAAGGCCCTCTACGTCGCGTCGTTCAAGCAGATCAACGTCGGTGAGAGCCCCAAGGCCACGCACCACAACAACCTGCTCGCCGAGGTCAGCCAGCCTTTGCAGGGGTGCTATCGGATCGCGCTGATGTCGCTGAAGGGCGGCGTCGGCAAGACCACGATCACCGCGACGCTGGGGGCCACGTTCGCCTCGATCCGCGGAGATCGGGTGGTCGCGGTGGATGCCAACCCCGATCGGGGCACGCTGAGCCAGAAGGTGCCATTGGAGACGGCCGCGACGGTGCGGCACCTGCTGCGCGACGCCGAGGGCATCGAGCGGTACAGCGATGTGCGGTCGTACACCTCGCAGGGGCCGAGCCGCCTTGAGGTGCTGGCCTCCGAGAGCGATCCGGCGGTGTCGGAGGCATTCAGCTCGGACGATTATCTGCGCGCGCTCGAGGTGCTCGAGCGGTTCTACAGCCTGGTGCTCACGGATTGCGGTACGGGTCTGATGCACTCGGCGATGTCGGCGGTGTTGTCCAAGGCCGATGTGCTGGTGGTGATCAGCTCGGGTTCGGTGGACGGGGCGCGCAGTGCGTCCGCGACGCTGGATTGGCTCGATGCCCACGGGCATCAGGATCTGGTGCGCAATTCCATCGCGGTGATCAATGCGGTGCGCCCGCGCTCGGGCAAGGTCGATCTGTCCAAGGTGGTCGACCACTTCTCCCGGCGGTGCCGTGCCGTGCGGCTGGTGCCGTTCGATCCGCATCTGGAGGAGGGCGCCGAGATCAGCCTGGAGCGGCTCAAGCCCGGTACCCGGGAGGCATTGATCGAGCTGGCCGCCGTGGTGGCGTCCGACTTCGCCGGGGCCCGGCGCTCAGTGAATCGCGCGCCTGACGCGCGCTAG
- a CDS encoding S-methyl-5'-thioadenosine phosphorylase — MLGVIGGSGFYSFFGPEARTVTVDTPYGAPSAAITVGAVGGHEVAFLPRHGVNHEFSPHTVPYRANMWALRTLGVRRILAPCAVGSLTAELGPGSIVVPDQLVDRTRGRADTYFDSGGIHVGFADPYCPALRSAAAGLPGVVDGGTMVVIQGPRFSTRAESRWFADQGFTLVNMTGYPEAVLARELEMCYAAIALVTDLDAGIEAGSGVTTVDVFAEFERNIVPFKKLVHEALETVDAERTCTHCLAHDGVKLPFELP, encoded by the coding sequence ATGCTCGGCGTCATCGGCGGTAGTGGGTTCTATTCGTTCTTCGGGCCCGAGGCTCGCACCGTCACTGTGGACACCCCGTACGGGGCCCCGAGTGCGGCCATCACGGTCGGCGCGGTCGGTGGGCACGAGGTGGCTTTTCTGCCTCGGCACGGGGTCAACCACGAGTTCTCACCCCACACCGTCCCGTATCGGGCCAACATGTGGGCGTTGCGCACGCTGGGGGTGCGACGGATCCTGGCTCCCTGTGCGGTGGGCAGTTTGACCGCCGAGCTGGGGCCGGGTTCGATCGTGGTGCCAGATCAGTTGGTGGACCGTACCCGGGGGCGTGCGGACACGTATTTCGATTCCGGCGGCATCCACGTCGGATTCGCGGATCCGTACTGTCCGGCTCTGCGGTCGGCCGCGGCCGGTCTTCCCGGGGTGGTCGACGGCGGCACCATGGTGGTGATCCAGGGGCCTCGATTTTCCACGCGCGCGGAGAGCCGGTGGTTCGCCGACCAGGGTTTCACCCTGGTCAACATGACCGGCTACCCCGAGGCGGTGCTGGCTCGTGAACTTGAGATGTGTTATGCGGCAATCGCTTTGGTGACCGATCTGGATGCGGGGATCGAGGCCGGTTCCGGGGTGACGACGGTCGACGTCTTCGCCGAGTTCGAACGCAACATCGTGCCGTTCAAGAAGCTCGTGCACGAGGCGCTGGAAACCGTCGACGCCGAGCGCACCTGCACGCACTGCCTGGCCCACGACGGGGTGAAGCTGCCGTTCGAACTGCCCTGA
- the ccsB gene encoding c-type cytochrome biogenesis protein CcsB, giving the protein MNTEHIDIGLARYSDWAFTSSVVVLVGALVLLAVELAYSRGRRVDERSREEQMAGASRELVGATVGADSATPGVVVEEPRRPFDERVGKTGLALTYVGIGMLFICIVLRGLATSRVPWGNMYEFINLTSFCGLIAAAVVLRKPQYRALWVFVLVPVLILLTVSGRWLYSNAAPVMPALQSYWLPIHVSVVSLGSGVFLVAGVASILFLLKMSPLADRDNALGRVIGRLPDAQTLDRIAYRTTIFAFPIFGFGVIFGAIWAEEAWGRYWGWDPKETVSFIAWVVYAAYLHARSTAGWRDRKSAWINVVGFVAMVFNLFFINLVTVGLHSYAGVG; this is encoded by the coding sequence GTGAATACCGAGCACATCGACATCGGACTGGCCAGGTACTCCGACTGGGCGTTCACTTCATCGGTCGTCGTTCTGGTCGGTGCGCTGGTCCTGCTCGCCGTCGAACTGGCCTACAGCCGCGGCCGTCGCGTCGATGAGCGCTCGCGCGAAGAGCAAATGGCTGGAGCATCCAGGGAACTGGTCGGCGCCACCGTCGGTGCCGACAGCGCCACCCCCGGTGTCGTCGTGGAGGAGCCCCGCCGTCCGTTCGACGAGCGGGTCGGCAAAACGGGCCTGGCGCTGACCTACGTCGGCATCGGCATGCTGTTCATCTGCATCGTGTTACGCGGCCTGGCGACCTCCCGGGTGCCGTGGGGCAACATGTACGAGTTCATCAACCTGACCAGCTTCTGCGGCCTGATCGCCGCTGCGGTGGTGTTGCGCAAGCCCCAGTACCGCGCGCTGTGGGTGTTCGTCCTCGTCCCGGTGCTGATCCTGCTCACGGTGTCGGGACGCTGGCTGTACTCCAACGCCGCCCCGGTGATGCCCGCGCTGCAGTCGTACTGGCTGCCCATCCACGTGTCCGTGGTGAGCCTCGGTTCCGGCGTGTTCCTGGTGGCCGGTGTGGCCAGCATCCTGTTCCTGCTCAAGATGTCGCCGTTGGCCGATCGCGACAACGCGCTCGGACGCGTCATCGGTCGCCTGCCCGACGCACAGACCCTGGACCGGATTGCCTACCGCACGACCATCTTCGCGTTCCCGATCTTCGGCTTCGGCGTGATCTTCGGCGCCATCTGGGCCGAGGAGGCGTGGGGCCGGTACTGGGGCTGGGACCCCAAGGAGACGGTGTCGTTCATCGCGTGGGTGGTGTATGCGGCGTACCTGCATGCCCGCTCGACCGCGGGTTGGCGGGACCGCAAGTCGGCCTGGATCAACGTTGTCGGCTTCGTCGCGATGGTGTTCAACTTGTTCTTCATCAACCTGGTGACCGTCGGTCTGCACTCGTACGCGGGAGTCGGCTAG